Genomic segment of Salvia hispanica cultivar TCC Black 2014 chromosome 2, UniMelb_Shisp_WGS_1.0, whole genome shotgun sequence:
GCGTGGTCCCAAAAACGCCGCTTGGAACGAAGATGAAGCCCGGATGCTGGCTATTGAAGGCCACCAAGGCGGCGGCCTTCCCTTTGCCGACATTACGCGCGTAATGGACAAGCCCCACGGGGACGACGAACACGTCCCCTTTCCTAACAACTTTGCTGAAATGCTTGTTGGAACCGGGGTGGGAGGTAACGAACCCGATCTCCATGGAACCTTCTAGAACCGTCACCAGCTCAGTGGCCCTTGGGTGGATGTGCGGCGGAAAAGAGCCATTCCGCCGCAAATCCACGCGCAGTAATATCAACCCCATTGTGTTGAGCCCCGGGATCTGGTCCACTGCCACGGTGGTGGAGGCAGACCCCGTCGGGTTTGACGTGTTTCCAGCCAGATGCAGTCCTCCTCTGAAGAAGAAGTCGTCTGCTTCCACCTTGGTGGGGTCCTTGCATGCTCGCGCGCCACTTAATCTTGCTGTTAATAATTACACGAGGTtaatttcttttcggcacgggcTTCTTAAcaaattactacctccgtcccccaaaatttgttacactttgacccgacacggattttaagaaatgtaatggaaaatgagttgaaaaagttagtgggatgtgagtcctacttttaaagtattagttttataataaaatgtgagtaggaatgagttagtggaatatgggtccactaccaaaaatggtaaaagtgaagtgtatcaaattttcagggacggaccgaaatggtaatatgtatcaaattttcagggacagaggtagtaataGATATAGtaacaaaacagaaaaataaagaaagaataaaatagaagagggTAATACTCCGGACTGctttctattaaaaatgaaattgatcacttataattatataacggaattatggaaaaatagaaaaaaaatatcaatgatTTTGTAAAGGAATGAAGGCAGTACCTGAGCTTGTCTGATCTGCAACGCAGAAATCTTGTAGGGGGCGTGGATCGAAGGCCAAGGTGAAGACGCACAACAAATTTAGGGACAAAGTGCTAAATATGATGACtttgaaaatcatttttagtttACCTATTGTATTTTGTAGCACCCTATTTTATAGGTATTTTAAACCAAGAAAGGTCAATGACatacaaattttaagttatttttattcGGTTGGTGGAGCATAAGATATAAACATGAAATCTACTACTAGcttttttattaactttggAATGTTATAGTATTGTCTTAATCTCCTTTTgagtgtatatatatgcatatagtgttgttttttgtGTACCACATATATTCCTCCATTATCATACATGCACAAACAAAATGGAATTACATCACTTGTTGACTATTCTGGTGGATAGAAACAAGTAAAAAAACAGAACAATGGAGAAACACCAGAAAACAAAGTACTAAAAGAATAAGAAACAAATGtttaaagaataataatagtgTAAAATATGACAATTAAAACAAACGAGATGGATTGATATGATGAAGTGGCCGCCGTTGGCGCTTACAGCGTGGGCCATGGCTGAGCACTTAATCAGCTGAGCTCCACCTTTGGAGGTCTGAATTTGATCTCCACAGTGATATTGGGATTGTGACTAAAAATTGGATCACTATCATTGGAAGCCAAGCGATGTTGAAATAATTGAGTGaacaaattacataaaactctctatgatgattaaccaAGAACAGCGGAGAAGGAGTAGAAACTGTAGACTGAAAGTGTACCTTGATCCATAATAAATTGAACAGTGGAATTGCTTTGcagcggctatggatcttccaaacaATCAGAGACATTCTTCGAAATAGtctgccgagagaatacagagatatCGAATGTTCTTCTGACGTCTGGGACCATAACCTaatcttatatttatataaatataaaaccctttattttcttttcgttTCTCACCAAATAGAAAATTTCATATGATATCTAtacttatttccataacaaataaatacacttttaatccaaaattttaatttttaatagatCACTTTAATTGGTCAACTAAAAgataatcataaatattaaattagtcaCGTGAAAGCCAAATTTCTAACAACGGGTTCTAACGTGATAAGATTTGAAGTACTAGTATgaaagatttaaaattattttatcgataaatcaatatttattgatCAATTTGACGCGTAACACCAAAACGGCTCAAAACCTGACATAACCCACAGGTATAAGTGGCATTTGCATGCACAACTAATTAAAGGATTAAGGACGTAGTTGAGGTTCTAGATCAGGAAGacatgaaaaagaataatttagaatatcaATAGTTTCTGTATTAATTATCCATAATTGTAAATCATCAGTTTTGAAACTTCATGTATTCTAGTAATTAGATCAATAATTGAATACTacaaatatttacatatatggAATTGAAGCTCCATTTTACGTAGACAATTCATCATTTGACCGTAGACAATGCGTCC
This window contains:
- the LOC125207936 gene encoding putative germin-like protein 2-3 encodes the protein MIFKVIIFSTLSLNLLCVFTLAFDPRPLQDFCVADQTSSARLSGARACKDPTKVEADDFFFRGGLHLAGNTSNPTGSASTTVAVDQIPGLNTMGLILLRVDLRRNGSFPPHIHPRATELVTVLEGSMEIGFVTSHPGSNKHFSKVVRKGDVFVVPVGLVHYARNVGKGKAAALVAFNSQHPGFIFVPSGVFGTTPPIDAGYLASSFMLDQKIVEDLQKKF